From a single Nitrospira sp. genomic region:
- a CDS encoding transposase, whose amino-acid sequence MARRRGHTEEQILAALRQAESGTTVAEICRTVGISEQTFYV is encoded by the coding sequence ATGGCACGACGACGAGGGCATACGGAAGAGCAAATTCTGGCCGCCTTGCGCCAGGCCGAGAGTGGCACGACGGTCGCAGAAATCTGTCGTACGGTGGGCATTAGCGAGCAAACATTCTACGTGTG